A genome region from Schistocerca americana isolate TAMUIC-IGC-003095 chromosome 1, iqSchAmer2.1, whole genome shotgun sequence includes the following:
- the LOC124624354 gene encoding yrdC domain-containing protein, mitochondrial-like has protein sequence MSMPKAMIKITVFGTTICLRHCNSKIHYETVELLRKMALQSINSDYKALGNVRKSFVDNGLYNSVTINHKKLEAYAEQAVRLLMQDCVIAVPTDTVYGLAGAVQSEDAVEKLYKIKGRDAAKPIAICVSSISEVEKWADTSILPPALLQCILPGPFTIVLKRSKALNAKFNPGIPNVGIRIPQDRFIVEVVKKFGEPIALTSANSSGEQSAIEVEEFSHLWQYVDAVFDAGKIPQEIRTGSTVVDLSEHGSFKIIRAGVSCDALRHKLFQFKLLERN, from the coding sequence ATGTCCATGCCTAAAGCAATGATTAAGATAACTGTGTTTGGAACGACAATTTGTCTCCGGCACTGTAACAGCAAAATCCATTACGAAACGGTGGAATTACTTCGTAAAATGGCTCTGCAATCCATTAACAGTGATTATAAAGCTCTTGGCAATGTTCGTAAGTCTTTTGTGGACAATGGACTTTATAATAGTGTGACGATAAACCATAAAAAATTGGAAGCCTATGCTGAGCAAGCAGTCCGTTTATTAATGCAAGACTGTGTGATAGCGGTACCTACTGACACAGTTTACGGTCTAGCAGGTGCTGTTCAGAGTGAAGATGCTGTTGAAAAACTGTACAAAATAAAAGGTCGGGATGCAGCGAAACCAATTGCGATCTGTGTTAGTTCTATCAGCGAAGTGGAAAAGTGGGCAGACACAAGCATTCTTCCTCCTGCCCTCTTACAGTGTATTCTTCCAGGACCTTTTACAATCGTCCTCAAAAGATCAAAAGCTTTAAATGCTAAATTTAATCCTGGAATCCCGAACGTCGGTATACGCATTCCACAAGACAGATTTATAGTTGAAGTTGTTAAAAAGTTCGGAGAACCTATTGCCCTTACTAGTGCAAATAGCAGTGGAGAACAGAGTGCAATTGAAGTAGAAGAATTCTCTCACTTGTGGCAATATGTAGATGCAGTTTTTGATGCTGGCAAAATTCCACAAGAAATCCGCACTGGCTCTACAGTTGTAGATTTAAGTGAACATGGTAGTTTTAAAATAATCAGAGCAGGTGTATCTTGTGATGCCCTGAGGCATAAGCTATTTCAGTTTAAATTATTGGAACGTAATTAA